Below is a genomic region from Leucobacter exalbidus.
GGAGTGGTTAGCGGCCGAACTTCGGCGAGAACCACTTAGCGATGAGTCGTGCCAGCAGGTTGAGTACCATCACGATGACAATCAGCAGCAGCGCGGCGGCCCACGAGCGCTCGATGAACGCGAAGGCCGGGTTGCCCTGGTTGGCGAACTGCGTGTACACGTACACGGGCAGCGACTGCATGCGGTCTGAGAACAGGTTCAGGTTCATCGATGCGGTGAAGCCGGCGGTGATGAGCAGCGGGGCCGTCTCGCCGATGACGCGGGCGATGGCGAGCATGATGCCCGTGGTGATGCCCGCGATTGAGGTGGGCAGCACAACCTTGATGATGGTGCGCCACTTGGGCACGCCGAGGGCGTAGGCGGCCTCACGCAGTTCGTTGGGCACGAGGCGCAGCATCTCTTCGCTCGAGCGCACGACGACCGGGATCATCAGCACCGCAAGCGAGACCGCGCCCACGATGCCCATGCGCACGCCGGGGCCGAGGAACATGGCGAAGATCGCGTACGCGAACAGGCCCGCGACGATCGAGGGGATACCGGTCATCACGTCGATGAGGAAGGTGATGGTGCGGGCGAGGCGGCCGCGGCCGTACTCGACGAGGTAGATCGAGGTGAGCAGGCCCATCGGCACAGCGATGATCGTGGCCGCCAGTGTGATCAGCAGGGTGCCGTACATGGCGTGCAGCGCGCCGCCGCCCTCACCGGTGACGTTGCGCATCGAGGAGTTGAAGAACTCGACGTCGAAGCGGGCGACACCGTTCGACACAACAGTGATGCCCACCGAGATCAGCGGCACCATGGCAAGCGCGAACGCGCCGGTGACGAGGCCGGTGACGAGGCGATCAAGCGCCTGACGGCGACCCTCGATGAGGCTCGACATTATCCAGATGATGACGAGGTAGCCCAGGGCACCCACCACAGCAGCGCCGACGAGCGAGAACTCAGACCCGTTGGCGACAGCGAGCAGGATGAACAGCGCGATCGACGCGACATAGCTTGCACCCAGCAGAATCCAGGGGGCGCGCTTCGAGAGCCGGTTACCGGCGAGGCTCGAACCGGCCTGTACGGGGCGCACGGTGATCGGCGGGCGGGTCGCCCGATCCGGAGCAGCGTTCGTGAGCTGGCTCATCAGTTTGCCTCCTGGAATTCGGCGCGGCGGCTAACGATCCAGCGCGCGAGGGCGTTCACGAGGAACGTCACGATGAAGAGGATGAGGCCGGTGGCGATGAGAATGTTGATGTTCTCGCCGTAAGCCTCGGGGAACGACAGCGCAATATTTGCGGCGATCGTGGAGGGGTTCTCAGAGGTGAGTAGCTTCAGGCTGACGAGGCCGGTGGCCGAGAGCACCATGGCAACGGCCATGGTCTCGCCCAGCGCGCGTCCGAGGCCGAGCATGGCCGCCGAGACGATACCGGGGCGGCCGAAGGGCAGCACCGCGAGCTTGATCATTTCCCAGCGGGTGGCGCCGAGCGCGAGCGCGGCCTCCTCCTGCAGCTTGGGAGCCTGGAGGAACACCTCGCGGCAAATGGCGGTCATGATCGGCAGGATCATCACCGCGAGCACGATGGCCGCGGTGAGAATCGTGCGGCCAGTGCCCGAGACAACCCCGCCGAAGAGGGGGATCCAGCCGAGATTGTCATTCAGCCACACATACACGGGGCGAATGGTGGGCGCGAGCACACCGATGCCCCACAGGCCGAAGACCACGCTGGGCACCGCGGCGAGCAGGTCGACGATGTAGCCGAGCAGCTGCGCGAGGCGCCGGGGCGCGAAGTGCGAGATGAAGAGCGCGATGCCGATCGACAGCGGCAGCGCGAACAGTAGCGCGAGGGCCGCAGCCCACACCGTACCGAACACGAGCGGGCCAACGTACGACCAGAAGTTGCTGGTGAGTAGCGAGGCGGTCTCATTGGTCGCGTTGAACGCGGGGATACTGCGCACAATGAGAAACAGCGCGACGGCGCCGAGAGTGACAAGAATCATGCTGCCTGCGAAGACAGCGGCGCGTGAGAAAACGCGGTCGCCGATGCTCAGCACGGTCTTAGACCGTGATGCTGAGGCACGCAGCGTATTCGGTGACGGGTCACCTGGGGGCGTAGCGCCAGCAGGTGAGGTACCTGTGGGCGTTGCGCCCGAGGGCGTGGCAGTGGAGTGGGTCACTCGGGCTCCTGTGTGGGAACGGGCTGGACGACCAGAAGAGGGCCGCGAGGGTTACCTTGACGGTAACCCCTGCGGCCCACTCTTGGCTAGCTGATGGCGTCGATCGCGGGGGTGATCTTGTCGCGCAGTGAGGCGGTGATGGGCGCGCTGCCCGCTGCCTCGGCGGCGGCCGACTGGCCCTCTTCGCTCACGATGTAGCTGAAGTACGACTTCACGAGCTCTGCGTTCGCGGGGTCTGCGTAGGCTTCGCAGCCGACGAGGTAGCTCACGAGCACGATCGGGTAGACGCCGCTCTCGGTCGACTTTCGGTCGAGCGTGATCGCGAGGTCGGTGGCGCCGCGGCCCTCTTCGAGCGGTGACGCGTCAACGATGGCCGCTGCGGCCTCGGGGGTGTACGCGACGTACTCTTCGCCGACCTTGATCTCGACGGTGCTGAGCTCGCCAGCCTGTGACGCATCGGCGTAACCGATGGTGCCGACACCCGAGGTGACCGCTGCAACGACGCCCGAGGTGCCCTGGGCACCCTCGCCGCCGAACTCTGAGGGCCATGACTCGATCGCGCCGACAGACCAGTCATCGGGGGCTGCCGCTGCGAGGTAATCGGTGAAGTTTTCGGTCGTGCCCGACTCATCAGAGCGGTGTACCGCGGTGATTGCGAGATCGGGGAGTTCGACGCCTTCGTTCTGATCAGCAATTGCCGGATCATTCCACTTGGCGATCTTGCCCTCGAAGATCTGCGCAACGGTGGGCGCATCAAGCTTGAGGCTTTCGACACCTTCGACATTGAAGATCAACGCGATGGGCGAGATGTATGCGGGGAACTCGACGATGCCGCTGTCTACGGCGCAAGCTTCAAAGGGGCCGGCGGTGATTTCTTCGGCCTCGAACGCGCGGTCTGAACCAGCGAATGAGCTGGCACCCTGCTGGAACGTTTCGCGGCCGGCACCTGAGCCGGTCGGGTCGTAGTTGACCGTAACGCCTGAGTTGGCGGTCTGGAACCCAGCGATCCATGCGTTCTGCGCGGCATCCTGTGACGACGCGCCTGCACCGATGAGCTCACCGGCGAGCGATGACGATGAGGTCTCGCCGTCAGAAGCCGCGGGGGCCTGCTCGTTGGCTGCGCAAGAGGTCAGAGTAAGTGCTGCGAGGCCGCTGATGGCTGCGACCTTGGTCAGAGCTGAGAGCTTCACTGGGGTGATCCAATCTAGAGAACGGATGTTGTCATGGCCTGTGCCACGTCACTAACACTAGAAAGCTTGGGTGTCTTGCGGCTCGCTAATGGGTGAACAGCGGGTGAACTCGAGCACGAAGGAAGCTGAGGGGGCTTTGTGGCGCAGGTGTCGTGGGCTGCGACTACCATTGAACAAATGAACGGGATCAAGAAATATGCACTGGCAATGTCGGCGGCGCTGCTCGTCTTAGCTTCGGTGGGCTGTGCGCCAGAGCCCGGCACTGAAGCCGATACCAAGACCTCAACGTCTGCAACAGATGCCAGCGCTGAGGAGTCAGGCGCGGGCGAATCAGACGCTGCGGCCACCCCTGAGGCACCCGCGGCCGAGCCCGTGTCGCTGCCCGGCGCTGGCCCCGAGTGCCCCACTGACCACTGCGTGAGCGTGGCGGTGTCGGGTGACCTGTTGTTCCACGAAGGACTGTGGTCGCAGTACGCGATCGAAACGAACGAGGCGGGTCAGAACTTTGACTTCGTGCCTTTGCTCGAGGGCCAGAAGGCGTATCTCGACCAGACCGATCTTGCGGTGTGCCAGATGGAGACGCCCCTCGCCCCGGTGGGCGGCCCCTACCTGGGATACCCGGCGTTCAGCACACCGCCCGAGCTCGCAGCCGCGGTGAAGGCCGTCGGCTACGACGTGTGCACCACCGCCTCAAACCACACGGTGGATCAGGGTACCGAGGGGCTGCTGCGCACCCTCGATGGGCTCGATGCCGCGGGGATCGCGCACACCGGCTCGTACCGTGCCGAGGGCGATCGTGACGAACCGCTGATCGTTGAAGCGAACGGCGCGAAGGTGGCCATCTTGACCTCGACGTTCTCGCTGAACGGGCTGAACGCTGAGCACGACTGGCAGGTGGACTTTCGCATGGAAGAGCCGCGCGTTGATCCCGAGCGCATGATTATCAAGGCGCAGAAGGCGCGCGACATGGGCGCCGATCTCGTCATCGGTGTGCAGCACATTGGCGAGGAATACTGGTCAGAGCCGACACCGGGTCAGATGGAACTGGCACACCAGCTGCACGACAGCGGGCTGTTTGACTTTGTCTACCAGCACCACGCACACGCCGTGCAGCCGCTCGAAGACTACAACGGTAAGTGGGTGCTCTACGGCACCGGCAACACCATTAGCGAATCAGCGCCCGCGGCGCAGCAGGTGAACAACGAGTTCTTGATGACGCGAGTGCAGTTCGCGAAGCAGGCCGACGGCACTTGGACCACCAACGATGTGGCCTGGAACGCGGCCACGAACACCCAAGATGGTGCGTATAAGTGGTGCTCGGTGATGCCCGATCAGCCGCAGGGTGTGTGCCAGTCACCCGAGTTCGACAGCGGTGTGCTGTCGCGCACGGCCGCCACGGTGAACGCGATGGGCGCTGCAGAATCAGGCGCACACGAGTGGCTCGTGACGCAGGAGTAGCCCGGGGGCTACGCCGCTAGAACAGTGAGCGCGCCGGGCATCGACTGCACATGAAACGGGCCAACGCCCACTTCGTCGCCGTCGGCAAATGCGATCTCATCGCCCGCGTCGATACACACACTCTCCACCGAGGTGATGCGCACCTCGGGGAGGGTGGTGTGTTGGCCGCGGGCGAGCAGCCCCAGCACGCTGAACAGCCGCAGCTTGCGGGCGTGCGATACCTCGACCAGCTCGAGCCGCCCGTCATCAGTACGCGATAGAGGTGAGATTGGGATCCCGCCGCCGAGCGTGCGAATGTTCATCACCGTGGCCAACAGCCCGGTGTAGCTGCGGTCAGCGGTCTGCTGCGTGTGCGGGGTCTGTGTGCGCGGGGTCTGCTGCGAGATGCGGAACGTGCGCGTGCGCAGCGCCAAGATCTCGGCGATCAGACCGTAGGCGTAGCGCAGCGGGCCGATGGGCAGCCGCAGCGCGTTCGCACGACGATTGATCGCGGCATCAAAGCCGATGGAGAGCCCGCCCGCGAACCAATGCTCGCGAGGGCTGCCATCAGCGCCGTGAAATGTGACCCTCCCAAGGTCGACCCGCCGCGGTCGCACTTCGGCGGCGAGCAGCCCCGTCACCGCGGTGGCGGGGTGGCGCGGCAGATCAAACTGGCGCGCAAAATCGTTGCCGCTGCCCGCGGGCACGATGCCGATGGGCAGCTTTCTGGCCGTGGGCACCTGCAACACGGTGCTGATGAGCCCGTCGCCGCCGACCAAAATCAGGCCGCGCAGGCCGCCAGCAATCTCTTGCGCCAGCTGCCGCTGGCTCTCAGCCGCCGAAGACGCCGAAATCGTGACCCAGGTCACCCCGGCCGCGCGCAGGGCACGGCCCACCTTCGCTGCCACCCGCGGCCCCCGCCCCAGCGCTGAAGCGGGGTTCACGACGAGCGCGAAGGGGAGATGAGCGGGCGAGCGCGGGGCGCCGGTCAATGCTTAAAGGGGTACATTTCGACCCCAAGAATGCCAGCACCCGGGCGGGTGCGTGAGAAGTGAAACACCGAAAATCCGCCGGGCGGCAGCGCGGTCGCCTCGGCCAAATAGTCACCGGGCACGCTGCCGGTGGCGAGCACGAGTTCGCGGGCGAGATCGGGCAGCACCGGCCGGTGGCTGCACACAATCGCGTTCTTGCCACGCTTCACGATTTTGCCCACGAGTGAACGGGTGAGCGATAAATCGCCGGCATCCCAAAAATCTTGGCTCAGCGCCTCGTTAGCGCGCACCCGCTTGTCAAGGTGCTCGGCAATCGGCGCCACGGTCTCGAGGCAGCGCACCGCCGTCGACGAGTAGATGCGCCGCGGCCCGAAGGCTGCAAGCGACGGCACCAACACCTCGGCCTGTTCGTCACCCACCGTGGTGAGCGGCCGCTGGTGATCCTCGGGGGAGAGCGGGCTGCGCGGCGCGGCCTTGGCATGCCGCAGCAGCGTCACCGAGAACGTGTCGAGCAGATCGTGCGAAGCCAGCCGCAAAAACACGTCAAAGAGCTCGCGGTCGGCTTTATAGCTCAGACGGGCGCGGGCACGCGACGCGGGCACCCACTCGAGGGCCTGCACCTCACGATTGGGGGTGAACGTAGACGCCAGCGCACACGCGGGGGTCACCTCAGCGGCCCAGTACTGCACCGTTTTGCGGGCGGTATCGCCCACGGTGTAGTTAATGGTGCCCAGGTTGAGGCCGAGCGAGACCTGCAGCCCGGTCTCCTCGTGCGTTTCGCGCACGGCCGCCTGTGGCATGCTCTCGCCGGGGTCAACCTTGCCCTTGGGGAAGGACACATCACCCTGTTTGGTGCGGTGAATGAGCAACACCATCAGCTGATCAACGGGGGGCACCACAGCGGCGCCGGCCGTAGCGGCCGAGCCGCCCGCGACGGTCGTAGCGCTCGCCGGGGTGCCCGTGCCCGATCGGGCAGCGGCTTCGGCGGGCACGCGACGCCAGCAGACGGTGCCCGCGGCAAGAATTTCGCGACTCAACGGGGTCTCCGTGACCGCGCCTGGGTGCGGTCGTTCATCACGAGGTCTTGCAGGTCTGGGAGCAGGTCACCTCGCTCATTAACAATTCGGCGCTGCCAGGTACCATCGGCGAGCATGCGCCACGACGATACTTCGTCGCTGAACGCAAACTCAAAGAAGCGGTCGATGCGCGCGAGGTGCTCACGGTCGGTCAACTGCACGAGCACCTCGATGCGGCGATCGAGGTTGCGGTGCATGAGGTCGGCGCTGCCGATGAAGATCTCACGCGATCCGGCATTCTCAAAAGCGTAGATGCGTGAGTGCTCGAGGTAACGGCCGAGCACCGAGCGCACCTGAATCGTTTCAGACAGCCCGGGGACCCCGGCGCGAATCGAGCAAATGCCGCGTACCCAGACCTCGATAGGCACTCCGGCCTGGCTGGCCACGTACAGCGCATCGATGATGGCCTCGTCGACCATCGAGTTGGCCTTCAACTTGATGCCACTGGGCAGCCCGGCGCGGGCGTTATCGGCCTCGCGGGCGATGCGGTCGAGCAGACCTTGGCGCAGCTGCAGCGGGGCCACGAGCAACCGGTCGTAATCGGTTTCGATGGCGTAGCCCGAGAGCACATTGAAGAGCTTCGTGACGTCGCGCCCCACGTCGGGTGACGAGGTGAACAGCCCAAAGTCTTCGTAGATGCGGCTGGTCTTCGGGTTGTAGTTACCGGTGCCGATGTGGCAGTAGTGCGCGAGCCGGTCGCCCTCGTCGCGAATCACCTGCACAAGCTTGCAGTGGGTCTTCAGGCCCACCATGCCGTACACCACGTGCACACCAGCCTGCTCCAGTTTGCGGGCCCACGAAATGTTGGCTTCCTCATCGAAGCGGGCCTTCACCTCAACGAGCGCGAGCACCTGCTTGCCGGCCTCGGCCGCCTTGATCAGCGCGGCAACGATGGGGCTATCGCCCGAGGTGCGGTACAGGGTCTGCTTAATAGCGAGCACATCGGGGTCGGTGGCTGCCTGCTCGAGGAACGCCTGCACACTCGTGGCGAATGACTCGTACGGGTGGTGCACGAGCACCTCGCGGCGTGCGATCGCCGCGAACGTATCGGGCTTGTCACTGGGCGAGTTCGTGCGAAACTTCGGGTGCGTGACCGGAATATGCGGCGCAAACTTGAGGTCTGGGCGGGGAATGCGTGCGAGCGCGAACAGGCCACTCAGATCGAGCGGCGCGGGCAGCGTGTACACCTGCTCGGCATCGATATCGAACTCGCGCACGAGCAGGTCGAGAGTGGCCTCGTCCATGTCATCAGAGATCTCGAGGCGAATGGGCGGGCCGAAGCGGCGACGCAGCAGCTCTTTCTCGAGCGCCTGAATGAGGTTCTCGGTCTCGTCTTCCTCGATCTCCATGTCTTCGTTGCGTGTGACACGGAAGACGTGGTGGTCGAGTACCTGCATGCCGGGGAAGAGCCCGTCGAGCTGGTTCGCGATGAGCGCTTCGAGCGGAATGTAACGCACATCGTCTTCGGTTTCGCGGCGATCCACGCGCACATAACGCGGAATCATTTGCGGCACCTTGAGGCGCGCAAACTCGGTCTTTTCGGTGTTGGGGTTGAACACGCGAATCGACACGTTGAGGGCGCGGCCCGAAATGTAGGGGAACGGGTGAGCCGGGTCAACAGCGAGCGGCATCAGCACGGGGTAAATGTTGTGCTCGTAGTAGTTCGTGAGAATTTCGCGGTCTGCGCTATCAAGCTCTGACCACTCGACGATACGAATGCCGGCCTCGGCAAGCTTGGGCTGCACCTGCTCCTTAAAGCAGGTCGCGTGCCGCAGTTGCAGTTCGTAGGCAACCCGGTTAATGTCGGCGAGCACGTCAGTGGGGGCGCGCCCCACATTGGTGGGCACGGCGAGACCGGTGACGATGCGGCGCTTCAACCCGGCGACGCGCACCATAAAGAACTCGTCGAGGTTTGACGCGAAGATCGCGAGAAAGTTTGCGCGCTCAAGCAGCGGAACCGTGGCATCCTCAGCGAGCTCAAGGACGCGCTGATTAAATGCGAGCCAACTGAGCTCGCGATCGATGTAGCGGTCTGCCGGCAGGGCTTCTACGCCCTGGACGATGCTGGTTTCTTCGCTCATGTGTCCATTCTGTCACTAGGGGTGCCCAAATCGGGCCTTAGCCACTGGCGGCTACGTGAATCAATGGTGAACTCGGCGCGTTCATACAGCCCCACGGCGGTGCTGTTGTCACCGTCGACGTACAGGCTGACGGCGCTGGGGCGGTGCTCGGCCATGCGCGCGAGCGTGGCCCGGAGTAGCAGCTTGCCCAATCCCTGGCCCGCATAGCTGGGGCGCACGCCCACGGCGTACAGCTCGCACGACACGTCGCCGCCATCGCGCAGCGTCTTCACCCAGGTTGATCCGGCAAGCTCGCCGCCCGCGTCGAGCAGCAGCAAATCATCACTGTCAAACCAGGGCTCGAGGCGCATCTGGGCGAAATCGGCGACCGTGATGCGGCCCTGCTCGGGGTGCGTCGCGAACGCGGCAGCGTTCGCCGCGACCCACGCGGCCGCATCGGCGTCGACGCTCGCCTCCGCGCCAAACGCCCGCAACCGCAGCCCGGCGGGGGTGGGAAGCGCGAGCGGCGCAACTTGGTCGGTGGGCAGCAGATCCGGATCAAGAGCCATGCGGTACAGCGACCGTGCGGGGTGGAAACCCGCCGCGGTCAGCGCGGCATCGGTCTCGGGGCGGTCGCCGTGCACCCACGAGCGCACTTCGCCCGGGGCACGCTCGAGCAGCAGGCGCAGGGTCTGCGCCGTGAATTCGGGGGAGCGCAGGCCCGCGATGATGGCGAGGTCGAGCTCGCCCTCGCCGATGATGCCGACGCCCGCAAGGTCTGCGGGAATGGAGTGGCTCGCGGGGAGCGGGTCGCCCGCCGTGATGAGAAACAGCTCGCGGAGGCCGGCGGCCGCGGCCAGCATTGCCTGGTCAGATACGGGCGATGCGCCGTCGGCGAGCTCAATCTCGGTGAGCAGCGCGCGGGCGTGCGCCAGCGATTCGGGCTGTGTCACAGCGTGCAGTTGCGGGTTCGACATCGGTGCTCCTTCACTGCGCGGGGGCGCGGTTACGCGAGGAAAATTTACTCGGCGTCTGCCTGATGGTCATCCTCGGGCGTGTCGCGCGCACGGGCAAAGCCGTAGCCCACGCCGCGCACCGTGCTGATGAGGCCATCGTGCTCACCCAGCTTGGCACGCAACCTGCGCACATGCACGTCAACCGTGCGGGTGCCGCCGAAGTAGTCGGTGCCCCACACCTCAGACAGCAGCTGTTCACGTGTGAACACGCGCTCGGGGTGCGCGACTAAGAAGTAGAGCAGCTCAAACTCTTTGTAGGTCAGGTCGAGTGGCCGGCCGTGGAGGCGGGCGGTGAAGTTGGCCTCGTCGATGACTACACCGGCGGCGTGCACCTCAGTTTGGGCGCCCTGCTCGGCCACGTTGACCGCGGGGCGCAAAAGCCGCAGACGCAGTTCAATCTCTGCGGGCCCGGCGCCGGGAAGCAACACGTCGCTGACACCCCAGTCGGGCTGCACCACGCCGAGCGCAGACTCGGGGAGCACCGCGATGCGCGGGGCGCAACTGGTGGAGGCGAGCTCTTTACACACCTCGCGCGCAAGCCGCACATTGTGCGAACCGTCGACAATGATGCAGTCATACTGCGAGCGCATGGCGGGCGGTAACCGCAGCCCCAGCGGGGAAACCCGCAGGTCGTGGACCAGCAGCTCAAGCGAGGGCAGGGCATCTGCCGGGGCGCGGTCAGTGAGGCAGAGTAGCTGCATGGGCGCGTCCCTTCGCCGACGGAGGTGGGGTCGTCGACCATATTACTGGTCGCGGCATAGACCCCGTTGCCACCCGGGCTGTGGGACAATGGCCAGGTGAACGACACCACCGAGCCAGACGCACCCGAAATGTCGAGTGTGCAGTCCTGGCACGTCCCCCGCCTCATTACTGCGTGGGCCGCTGCGCTGGTGATGGGAGTGCTGGTGACAGTGCTCGTGCAAGAAAGTGATCGTTTTTCTTGGCTCGTGCTCGCCGTCGGTGTGTCGACCCTCGTCACCTTTGCGCTGCAGATCGGCACGGCCGAACGCGTCGGATTCATCACGCGAGTCTCTTTTAGCGTCGCCGGATCAGTGGTCATCATCGCCGCGATCGACATCGCCGTGCTGATCGCGACGCGTCTTTTCTAGCGGCTGACTAGCAGTAAGGCTGAGCCGTATCTCGCCGCTGGGATGGGCCGTCGCGACATCTGTGCCGCATGGCACCGCAAAGCGCTCACGAGTTGCTAGAC
It encodes:
- the pstA gene encoding phosphate ABC transporter permease PstA gives rise to the protein MSQLTNAAPDRATRPPITVRPVQAGSSLAGNRLSKRAPWILLGASYVASIALFILLAVANGSEFSLVGAAVVGALGYLVIIWIMSSLIEGRRQALDRLVTGLVTGAFALAMVPLISVGITVVSNGVARFDVEFFNSSMRNVTGEGGGALHAMYGTLLITLAATIIAVPMGLLTSIYLVEYGRGRLARTITFLIDVMTGIPSIVAGLFAYAIFAMFLGPGVRMGIVGAVSLAVLMIPVVVRSSEEMLRLVPNELREAAYALGVPKWRTIIKVVLPTSIAGITTGIMLAIARVIGETAPLLITAGFTASMNLNLFSDRMQSLPVYVYTQFANQGNPAFAFIERSWAAALLLIVIVMVLNLLARLIAKWFSPKFGR
- the pstC gene encoding phosphate ABC transporter permease subunit PstC, whose protein sequence is MRASASRSKTVLSIGDRVFSRAAVFAGSMILVTLGAVALFLIVRSIPAFNATNETASLLTSNFWSYVGPLVFGTVWAAALALLFALPLSIGIALFISHFAPRRLAQLLGYIVDLLAAVPSVVFGLWGIGVLAPTIRPVYVWLNDNLGWIPLFGGVVSGTGRTILTAAIVLAVMILPIMTAICREVFLQAPKLQEEAALALGATRWEMIKLAVLPFGRPGIVSAAMLGLGRALGETMAVAMVLSATGLVSLKLLTSENPSTIAANIALSFPEAYGENINILIATGLILFIVTFLVNALARWIVSRRAEFQEAN
- the pstS gene encoding phosphate ABC transporter substrate-binding protein PstS, whose translation is MKLSALTKVAAISGLAALTLTSCAANEQAPAASDGETSSSSLAGELIGAGASSQDAAQNAWIAGFQTANSGVTVNYDPTGSGAGRETFQQGASSFAGSDRAFEAEEITAGPFEACAVDSGIVEFPAYISPIALIFNVEGVESLKLDAPTVAQIFEGKIAKWNDPAIADQNEGVELPDLAITAVHRSDESGTTENFTDYLAAAAPDDWSVGAIESWPSEFGGEGAQGTSGVVAAVTSGVGTIGYADASQAGELSTVEIKVGEEYVAYTPEAAAAIVDASPLEEGRGATDLAITLDRKSTESGVYPIVLVSYLVGCEAYADPANAELVKSYFSYIVSEEGQSAAAEAAGSAPITASLRDKITPAIDAIS
- a CDS encoding CapA family protein, giving the protein MNGIKKYALAMSAALLVLASVGCAPEPGTEADTKTSTSATDASAEESGAGESDAAATPEAPAAEPVSLPGAGPECPTDHCVSVAVSGDLLFHEGLWSQYAIETNEAGQNFDFVPLLEGQKAYLDQTDLAVCQMETPLAPVGGPYLGYPAFSTPPELAAAVKAVGYDVCTTASNHTVDQGTEGLLRTLDGLDAAGIAHTGSYRAEGDRDEPLIVEANGAKVAILTSTFSLNGLNAEHDWQVDFRMEEPRVDPERMIIKAQKARDMGADLVIGVQHIGEEYWSEPTPGQMELAHQLHDSGLFDFVYQHHAHAVQPLEDYNGKWVLYGTGNTISESAPAAQQVNNEFLMTRVQFAKQADGTWTTNDVAWNAATNTQDGAYKWCSVMPDQPQGVCQSPEFDSGVLSRTAATVNAMGAAESGAHEWLVTQE
- a CDS encoding diacylglycerol/lipid kinase family protein, translated to MTGAPRSPAHLPFALVVNPASALGRGPRVAAKVGRALRAAGVTWVTISASSAAESQRQLAQEIAGGLRGLILVGGDGLISTVLQVPTARKLPIGIVPAGSGNDFARQFDLPRHPATAVTGLLAAEVRPRRVDLGRVTFHGADGSPREHWFAGGLSIGFDAAINRRANALRLPIGPLRYAYGLIAEILALRTRTFRISQQTPRTQTPHTQQTADRSYTGLLATVMNIRTLGGGIPISPLSRTDDGRLELVEVSHARKLRLFSVLGLLARGQHTTLPEVRITSVESVCIDAGDEIAFADGDEVGVGPFHVQSMPGALTVLAA
- a CDS encoding NUDIX hydrolase, with the translated sequence MSREILAAGTVCWRRVPAEAAARSGTGTPASATTVAGGSAATAGAAVVPPVDQLMVLLIHRTKQGDVSFPKGKVDPGESMPQAAVRETHEETGLQVSLGLNLGTINYTVGDTARKTVQYWAAEVTPACALASTFTPNREVQALEWVPASRARARLSYKADRELFDVFLRLASHDLLDTFSVTLLRHAKAAPRSPLSPEDHQRPLTTVGDEQAEVLVPSLAAFGPRRIYSSTAVRCLETVAPIAEHLDKRVRANEALSQDFWDAGDLSLTRSLVGKIVKRGKNAIVCSHRPVLPDLARELVLATGSVPGDYLAEATALPPGGFSVFHFSRTRPGAGILGVEMYPFKH
- a CDS encoding RNA degradosome polyphosphate kinase, producing the protein MSEETSIVQGVEALPADRYIDRELSWLAFNQRVLELAEDATVPLLERANFLAIFASNLDEFFMVRVAGLKRRIVTGLAVPTNVGRAPTDVLADINRVAYELQLRHATCFKEQVQPKLAEAGIRIVEWSELDSADREILTNYYEHNIYPVLMPLAVDPAHPFPYISGRALNVSIRVFNPNTEKTEFARLKVPQMIPRYVRVDRRETEDDVRYIPLEALIANQLDGLFPGMQVLDHHVFRVTRNEDMEIEEDETENLIQALEKELLRRRFGPPIRLEISDDMDEATLDLLVREFDIDAEQVYTLPAPLDLSGLFALARIPRPDLKFAPHIPVTHPKFRTNSPSDKPDTFAAIARREVLVHHPYESFATSVQAFLEQAATDPDVLAIKQTLYRTSGDSPIVAALIKAAEAGKQVLALVEVKARFDEEANISWARKLEQAGVHVVYGMVGLKTHCKLVQVIRDEGDRLAHYCHIGTGNYNPKTSRIYEDFGLFTSSPDVGRDVTKLFNVLSGYAIETDYDRLLVAPLQLRQGLLDRIAREADNARAGLPSGIKLKANSMVDEAIIDALYVASQAGVPIEVWVRGICSIRAGVPGLSETIQVRSVLGRYLEHSRIYAFENAGSREIFIGSADLMHRNLDRRIEVLVQLTDREHLARIDRFFEFAFSDEVSSWRMLADGTWQRRIVNERGDLLPDLQDLVMNDRTQARSRRPR
- the mshD gene encoding mycothiol synthase, with amino-acid sequence MSNPQLHAVTQPESLAHARALLTEIELADGASPVSDQAMLAAAAGLRELFLITAGDPLPASHSIPADLAGVGIIGEGELDLAIIAGLRSPEFTAQTLRLLLERAPGEVRSWVHGDRPETDAALTAAGFHPARSLYRMALDPDLLPTDQVAPLALPTPAGLRLRAFGAEASVDADAAAWVAANAAAFATHPEQGRITVADFAQMRLEPWFDSDDLLLLDAGGELAGSTWVKTLRDGGDVSCELYAVGVRPSYAGQGLGKLLLRATLARMAEHRPSAVSLYVDGDNSTAVGLYERAEFTIDSRSRQWLRPDLGTPSDRMDT
- a CDS encoding winged helix-turn-helix transcriptional regulator — its product is MQLLCLTDRAPADALPSLELLVHDLRVSPLGLRLPPAMRSQYDCIIVDGSHNVRLAREVCKELASTSCAPRIAVLPESALGVVQPDWGVSDVLLPGAGPAEIELRLRLLRPAVNVAEQGAQTEVHAAGVVIDEANFTARLHGRPLDLTYKEFELLYFLVAHPERVFTREQLLSEVWGTDYFGGTRTVDVHVRRLRAKLGEHDGLISTVRGVGYGFARARDTPEDDHQADAE